One genomic segment of Virgibacillus doumboii includes these proteins:
- the ligA gene encoding NAD-dependent DNA ligase LigA: MDKKQAQEKIAELRELLNQYNHEYHVLDHPSVPDAEYDQKMQELRKLEEEFPGLVTADSPTQRVGGEPLDAFQKVQHNVPMLSLGNAFNANDLRDFARRAAQGTDDPISFVCELKIDGLAISLTYENGTFVRGATRGDGTTGEDITSNLKTIRSIPLSIKEKETIEVRGEAFMPHKSFVAMNKEREAKEEEPFANPRNAAAGSLRQLDPKIAAKRSLDIFLYGVGEWEAGTLESHSERLDYLKELGFKTNPEWRKCETIDDVIEYVEYWENERPNLNYEIDGIVIKVDNLAQQEELGFTAKSPRWAIAYKFPAEEALTTLREIELSVGRTGVITPTAILDAVKVAGTTVKRASLHNEDLIREKDIRLGDTVVIKKAGDIIPEVVRAVEDKRTGNEKEFFMPDECPACGSELVRLEEEVALRCINPNCPAQLKEGLIHFVSRNAMNIDGLGEKVIIQLFQENLIQTIADLYRLNREDLLQLERMGEKSVANLLKAIDTSKDNSLERLLFGLGIRFVGSKAAKTLAEHFETMENLQHATYDDIIAINEIGEKMADSIVRYFAEEEVTELLSELKSLNLNMEYKGPKKQDIDEDSEFSGKTVVLTGKMEILTRSEAKAAIEQLGGSVTGSVSKKTDIVIAGDDAGSKLDKAQKLGITIWNENQLREVLNN; this comes from the coding sequence ATGGATAAAAAGCAGGCACAAGAAAAAATTGCAGAACTGCGAGAACTGTTAAATCAATATAATCACGAATATCATGTATTGGATCATCCGAGTGTTCCTGATGCGGAATATGATCAAAAGATGCAGGAACTCCGTAAATTGGAAGAAGAATTTCCTGGCCTGGTTACCGCTGACTCCCCTACACAACGGGTTGGCGGTGAACCATTGGATGCCTTTCAAAAGGTGCAGCACAATGTTCCGATGCTGAGCCTGGGAAATGCCTTCAATGCCAATGATCTGCGTGACTTTGCGCGACGTGCCGCTCAAGGAACCGATGATCCGATATCTTTTGTATGTGAATTAAAAATTGATGGACTCGCCATCTCCCTTACCTATGAAAATGGCACGTTTGTCCGTGGTGCAACACGCGGTGACGGGACGACAGGCGAAGACATTACCAGTAATCTGAAAACCATTCGCAGTATTCCGCTTTCCATAAAGGAAAAAGAAACGATTGAGGTTCGTGGTGAAGCGTTTATGCCGCACAAATCATTTGTCGCCATGAACAAAGAACGTGAGGCAAAAGAGGAAGAACCGTTTGCCAACCCTAGAAATGCTGCAGCTGGTTCATTACGGCAGTTGGACCCGAAAATAGCCGCAAAACGTAGCCTGGATATATTTTTGTATGGTGTCGGTGAATGGGAAGCTGGCACATTGGAATCCCACAGTGAACGGTTGGATTATTTAAAAGAGCTTGGATTTAAAACAAATCCGGAGTGGCGAAAGTGCGAAACAATTGATGACGTTATTGAATATGTGGAGTACTGGGAGAACGAGCGTCCGAACTTAAATTACGAAATTGACGGAATCGTTATTAAAGTGGATAATCTTGCCCAGCAGGAAGAACTCGGATTTACGGCAAAAAGCCCCCGCTGGGCCATTGCCTATAAATTTCCTGCAGAGGAAGCACTGACAACATTACGTGAAATTGAACTAAGTGTCGGCCGCACTGGCGTTATTACACCAACAGCAATCCTGGATGCAGTTAAAGTTGCAGGAACAACGGTAAAACGTGCTTCGCTCCATAATGAAGACTTAATCCGTGAAAAAGATATCCGCCTTGGTGACACAGTAGTCATTAAAAAGGCCGGCGACATCATCCCGGAAGTTGTCCGTGCTGTCGAGGATAAACGGACCGGAAATGAAAAAGAATTTTTTATGCCTGATGAATGCCCGGCATGCGGCAGTGAGCTTGTCCGTCTGGAAGAAGAAGTCGCACTGCGCTGCATTAATCCGAACTGTCCCGCCCAACTAAAAGAAGGACTGATTCACTTTGTTTCCCGCAATGCGATGAACATTGACGGGCTTGGTGAGAAAGTAATAATTCAGCTATTCCAGGAAAATTTGATTCAGACGATTGCTGATTTGTATCGCCTCAATCGGGAAGACTTGTTACAATTGGAACGAATGGGTGAGAAGTCGGTGGCTAATTTATTGAAGGCGATTGACACATCGAAAGATAACTCATTGGAGCGACTGCTGTTTGGACTGGGAATTCGCTTTGTTGGCTCCAAAGCGGCCAAGACACTTGCGGAACATTTTGAAACGATGGAAAACCTGCAACATGCAACGTATGATGACATTATAGCCATTAATGAAATAGGCGAAAAAATGGCCGATTCAATCGTCCGTTATTTTGCCGAGGAAGAAGTGACTGAATTATTGAGTGAATTAAAGTCGCTTAATTTAAATATGGAATACAAAGGACCGAAAAAGCAGGATATTGATGAGGACTCCGAATTCTCCGGGAAAACTGTTGTTTTAACAGGGAAAATGGAAATACTCACCCGGTCAGAAGCAAAAGCAGCCATTGAACAGCTTGGCGGTTCAGTAACCGGCAGTGTGAGTAAAAAAACGGACATTGTTATCGCAGGCGATGATGCAGGGTCGAAATTGGATAAAGCACAAAAGCTGGGAATCACCATATGGAATGAAAACCAACTTAGAGAAGTCTTAAATAATTAA
- a CDS encoding CamS family sex pheromone protein — translation MKKIFVGLLSTVLVLTSCAPTINNDEEVVKKEDETEKKTSIVPSYQLSDEMYRTILPYRPSAARGVITNQMGNRLDIDEMEQGLRRHSKEYFDPEKLFFEEGQYLGKDMMYSWLERKMTKGQLQDTIDNQVKVFKDNNPGASESQIESLKQELRHENSLALNPKIEHYADEWKNTKEQHENSPKYLSHILEQNFLQKKEDNTVELVGMSIGIAMKSVYAYQTEEGGATHQYEISKKEMLKKGKEIAQTVLKRIRKMEGLNDIPILIAIYREEDQGSPVPGSYVVKTGVQGGDTSIGEWEAINEENILFPSDEGEEKYYDHYQLVQDFGAEIEQYFPNYVGVIGKGFYINEELQKLTLEIPIEFYGKGEVIGFTQYTYGLVKEMFSDYYELEVKIKSNQKMESIIFREAGENEPTYHIFGQ, via the coding sequence TTGAAAAAGATTTTTGTTGGGCTCCTGAGTACTGTCCTGGTCCTAACGAGCTGTGCCCCAACCATCAATAATGATGAAGAGGTTGTCAAAAAGGAAGATGAGACAGAGAAAAAGACATCAATCGTACCCAGTTACCAGCTTTCCGATGAAATGTACCGGACGATTCTTCCATATCGACCAAGTGCTGCCCGTGGGGTGATCACTAATCAAATGGGGAACCGCCTGGACATTGATGAGATGGAACAAGGTTTAAGACGGCATTCAAAAGAATATTTTGACCCGGAAAAATTGTTTTTTGAAGAAGGTCAGTATTTGGGCAAAGATATGATGTACAGCTGGCTTGAACGCAAAATGACTAAGGGGCAGCTGCAGGATACAATCGACAACCAAGTGAAAGTTTTTAAAGATAATAACCCCGGTGCAAGCGAAAGTCAAATCGAGTCGCTGAAGCAAGAGCTCCGGCATGAAAATTCACTGGCGCTGAATCCGAAAATTGAGCATTATGCGGATGAATGGAAGAATACGAAAGAGCAGCATGAGAACAGCCCGAAATACCTGTCTCATATTCTGGAACAAAACTTTTTGCAAAAAAAAGAAGATAATACCGTTGAACTTGTCGGGATGTCAATTGGTATAGCGATGAAGTCAGTTTACGCTTATCAGACAGAAGAGGGTGGTGCCACCCATCAATACGAAATATCCAAGAAGGAAATGCTGAAAAAAGGAAAAGAAATTGCTCAAACCGTTCTGAAACGTATCCGTAAAATGGAAGGTTTAAATGATATTCCTATACTGATTGCTATTTACCGGGAAGAAGATCAGGGATCACCGGTACCTGGGAGTTATGTTGTTAAAACAGGGGTTCAAGGCGGTGATACGTCGATTGGTGAATGGGAAGCAATAAATGAAGAAAATATTCTTTTTCCTTCAGATGAAGGAGAAGAAAAATACTATGATCATTATCAGTTAGTCCAGGATTTCGGTGCTGAGATTGAGCAATACTTCCCGAATTATGTTGGGGTTATCGGAAAAGGATTTTATATAAACGAAGAATTGCAGAAATTAACCCTTGAGATACCGATTGAGTTTTACGGGAAAGGTGAAGTAATCGGGTTTACACAATATACGTATGGGCTGGTAAAAGAGATGTTCTCCGATTATTACGAGCTCGAAGTTAAGATCAAATCCAATCAAAAAATGGAAAGTATTATTTTCCGGGAAGCAGGAGAAAACGAACCAACCTACCATATTTTTGGTCAATAA